A genomic segment from Nicotiana sylvestris chromosome 1, ASM39365v2, whole genome shotgun sequence encodes:
- the LOC138869185 gene encoding uncharacterized protein: MVMEECPLNRYTPQQDEYRPIESEDEIAGNHDDNSDFGDEDKKKEHYDLLIAAVNGEPNPENAAADSLSTRKNASQRLTRSRGQCAIVWKKWDRGIANDLWLEAFPAATITHLASAGSDHNPLLLELHTRQDSGKKQQYCDIFQKVKEYEQKVKDAEMIWAQTSNDADRVTLNELKAQYFHSLIKGRRRKLYIHKIKNEEGEWFQGDENFGKAACDYFQNLFTDPGSIIREDLLSIIPTMITSDDNSIFTRDPSMSELKDIVFSMSPTSAT; this comes from the exons ATGGTCATGGAGGAATGCCCTCTCAACAGATACACTCCACAGCAGGATGAGTATAGACCAATTGAGTCTGAGGATGAAATTGCTGGAAATCATGATGATAATAGTGACTTTGGTGAtgaagataaaaaaaaagaacACTATGACCTGCTAATTGCTGCAGTTAATGGTGAACCAAATCCGGAAAATGCTGCTGCTGATTCTTTATCTACCAGAAAAAATGCCTCCCAAAGACTTACCAGAAGTAGG GGTCAATGTGCTATTGTATGGAAAAAATGGGACAGGGGAATAGCCAATGATCTATGGCTGGAAGCCTTTCCTGCTGCCACAATCACTCATTTAGCTTCAGCAGGATCTGATCATAACCCCCTGCTATTGGAACTTCATACAAGACAAGATAGTGGCAAAAA ACAACAATATTGTGATATCTTCCAAAAAGTCAAAGAATATGAACAAAAGGTGAAGGATGCTGAGATGATCTGGGCGCAGACAAGCAATGATGCTGACAGAGTAACTCTCAATGAACTCAAAGCTCA ATACTTCCACAGCCTGATCaaaggaagaagaaggaaattaTACATccacaaaatcaaaaatgaagaaGGTGAGTGGTTTCAGGGTGATGAAAACTTTGGGAAAGCTGCCTGTGACTACTTTCAAAACCTTTTCACAGATCCTGGTTCAATTATTAGAGAAGACTTGCTATCCATTATTCCAACCATGATAACCAGTGATGATAACTCCATATTCACCAGAGATCCATCTATGTCAGAGCTCAAGGACATTGTCTTCTCCATGAGTCCTACTAGTGCAACATGA